The following DNA comes from Microbacterium foliorum.
TTCCTCGCGGACGGAACCCCGGTCGACATCGTGCTGAACCCGCTGGGTATCCCGGGTCGAATGAACTTCGGCCAGGTGCTCGAGACCCACCTCGGGTGGATCGCGAAGCAGGGCTGGAAGGTCGAGGGAACCCCCGAGTGGGCTGCGAAGCTCCCGAAGGATGCCTTCGAGGCCGCCCCCGGCACCAAGGTCGCCACCCCGGTGTTCGACGGTGCGAGCGAGGAGGAGATCGCAGGTCTCCTCGACGCGACCATCCCGACTCGCGACGGTGTCCGCCTGATCGACTCCACCGGAAAGGCCCAGATGTTCGACGGCCGCTCCGGCGAGCCGTTCCCGGCGCCGATCTCGGTGGGCTACATGTACATCCTGAAGCTCCACCACCTGGTCGACGACAAGATCCACGCGCGTTCGACCGGTCCGTACTCGATGATCACCCAGCAGCCGCTCGGTGGTAAGGCGCAGTTCGGTGGCCAGCGATTCGGTGAGATGGAGGTGTGGGCCCTCGAGGCCTACGGTGCCGCATACGCGCTCCAGGAGCTCCTCACGATCAAGTCCGACGACATCCTCGGCCGCGTCAAGGTGTACGAGGCGATCGTCAAGGGCGAGAACATCCAGGAGCCCGGCATCCCCGAGTCCTTCAAGGTGCTCATGAAGGAGATGCAGTCGCTCTGCCTGAACGTCGAGGTCCTCTCGGCAGACGGCACGCTCGTCAACCTGCGTGACACGGACGACGAGGCCTTCCGCGCTGCGGAAGAGCTCGGCATCAACATCTCCAGCCGCTTCGAGGCCGCCTCGATCGACGAGATCTAAGGTTCAGGCCGCCGACTGAGCAGCATGCTCGGTCGGCGGCCCACCTCCCCGATTTCTTCAAAAAGAATTCCTACACAGGAGAATTTGTGCTCGAGTCAAACACTTTCGATGAGCTTCGCATCGGTCTGGCCACCGCGGACCACATCCGCGCCTGGTCCTACGGCGAGGTCAAGAAGCCTGAAACCATCAACTACCGCACCCTGAAGCCGGAGAAGGACGGTCTCTTCGGAGAGCAGATCTTCGGCCCGTCCCGTGACTGGGAGTGCGCCTGCGGAAAGTACAAGCGTGTCCGCTTCAAGGGCATCGTCTGCGAGCGCTGCGGCGTCGAGGTCACCAAGTCCTCGGTCCGTCGTGAGCGCATGGGTCACATCGAGCTCGCCGCACCCGTCACCCACATCTGGTACTTCAAGGGTGTTCCGTCGCGTCTGGGCTACCTGCTCGACATGGCGCCGAAGGACCTCGAGAAGGTCATCTACTTCGCCGCCTACATGGTCATCTCGGTCGACGAGGATGCTCGTCACCGCGACCTGGGCACGCAGGAGAACAACATCCGTCTCGAGCTGAAGACGCTCGGAGACCGTCGCGACGCGAAGATCGCCGAGCGCCTGGCACGCCTGGAGGAGGAGCTCGCTTCCCTCGAGGCCGAGGGCGCCAAGGCCGACGCGAAGAAGAAGGTCAAGGACGCCGCCGAGAAGGAGATGTCGCTCATCCGCAAGGGTGCCGACGAGGCGATCGCCAAGCTCGAGCGCGTGTGGGAAGACTTCCGCACCCTCGAGGTCGGCGCACTGCGTCCGGAAGACGACGTCTTCCACGAGCTCCAGGACCGCTTCGGTCAGTACTTCGAGGCCTACATGGGTGCCGAGTCGATCCAGCGTCGCCTCGCGGCGTTCGACCTGGCAGCAGAGGCCGAGAGCCTGCACCTGCAGATTTCCGAGGGCAAGGGTCAGCGCAAGATCCGCGCGATCAAGCGTCTGAAGGTCGTCAACTCGTTCCTGGAGACCGGCATGAGCCCGGCCGCCATGGTTCTCGACGTCGTCCCGGTGATCCCGCCGGAGCTGCGCCCGATGGTGCAGCTCGACGGTGGCCGCTTCGCGACCTCCGACCTCAACGACCTCTACCGTCGTGTGATCAACCGCAACAACCGTCTTCGTCGCCTGATCGACCTCGGTGCCCCCGAGATCATCGTCAACAACGAGAAGCGGATGCTGCAGGAGGCCGTCGACGCACTGTTCGACAACGGTCGCCGTGGTCGTCCCGTCACCGGTACCGGCAACCGCGCCCTGAAGTCCCTCAGCGACATGCTGAAGGGCAAGCAGGGTCGCTTCCGTCAGAACCTGCTCGGAAAGCGTGTCGACTACTCCGGCCGTTCGGTCATCATCGTCGGACCGCAGCTGAAGCTGCACCAGTGCGGTCTGCCCAAGCAGATGGCTCTGGAGCTCTTCAAGCCGTTCGTGATCAAGCGCCTGATCGACCTCGGTCACTCGCAGAACATCAAGGCAGCCAAGCGCGCTGTCGAGCGCACCCGTCCCGAGGTCTGGGACGTGCTCGAGGAGATCATCCGCGAGCGTCCCGTGCTGCTCAACCGTGCACCCACCCTGCACCGTCTGGGCATCCAGGCCTTCGAGCCTCAGCTCGTCGAGGGCAAGGCCATCCAGCTGCACCCGCTCGTCTGCGCGGCGTTCAACGCCGACTTCGACGGTGACCAGATGGCTGTCCACCTGCCGCTGTCGGTCGAGGCTCAGGCCGAGGCCCGCGTGCTGATGCTCGCGTCGAACAACATCCTGAAGCCGTCCGACGGCCGCCCGGTGACCCTGCCTTCGCAGGACATGATCATCGGTCTGCACCACCTGACCACGGTCAAGGCGGGCGCAGCCGGTGAGGGCCGCGCATTCGGTTCGGTGGGCGAGGCGATCCTGGCCAAGGACGAGGGAACCCTCGACCTGCAGGCCAAGGTCCGCATCCGCATCCCGGGTCTGACGTTCCTCGAGGGCGAAGCTCCCGAGGGCTACGAGCGTCACGGTCTCGTCGACGCATCGCTCGGCCAGGCGATCTTCAACGACACGCTGCCCAAGGGATACCCCTTCGTCCGCGAGCAGGCTGACAAGAACAAGCTGTCGCAGATCGTCAACAAGCTGGCTGAGGAGTACCCCAAGGTCGAGACGGCTGCGTCGCTGGACCGCATCAAGGACGCCGGTTTCTACTGGGCCACGCGCTCGGGTGTGACCGTCGCTCTGAGCGACATCCTGACGCCGCCGAACAAGGCTGAGATCGTCGCCGGCTACGAGAAGCAGGCCGCGAAGGTCCAGTCCCAGTACGAGAAGGGCCTGACGACCGACACCGAGCGTCGCCAGGAGCTCATCAAGATCTGGACCGAGGCCACGGACGAGGTTCAGGCCGCGATGCGGGCGAACTTCCCCGAAGACAACACCATCAACCGCATGGTGTCGTCGGGTGCTCGTGGTAACTGGCTGCAGATCCGGAACATCGCCGGTATGCGTGGTCTCGTCAACAACCCCAAGGGTGAGATCATCCCGCGTCCGATCATCTCCTCGTACCGCGAGGGACTGTCGGTGGCGGAGTACTTCATCGCGACGCACGGTACCCGTAAGGGTCTGGCTGACACCGCTCTGCGTACCGCCGACTCGGGTTACCTGACCCGTCGTCTGGTGGATGTCTCGCAGGACGTCATCATCCGCGAAGAGGACTGTGGCACGTCGAAGGGCCTCGAGCTCCCGATCGCCGCTCCGAACTCGCAGGGCGAGCTGGTGCGCGACGCGAACGTCGAGAACTCGGTGTTCGCTCGTACGCTGGCCTCCGACGTGGTCGACAGCAAGGGCGAGGTTCTCGCTTCTGCCGGTGACGACGTGGGTGACGTGCTCATCGACAAGCTGGTCGCACTGGGGGTCGAGAGCATCAAGGTGCGCTCCGTCCTCACCTGTGACTCGGCTGTCGGTGTCTGCGCACAGTGCTACGGCCGTTCGCTCGCGACGGGTAAGACCGTCGACATCGGAGAGGCCGTCGGCATCATCGCGGCCCAGTCGATCGGTGAGCCCGGTACCCAGCTGACGATGCGTACCTTCCACACCGGTGGTTCGGCTTCGGCCGATGACATCACGCAGGGTCTGCCCCGCGTGCAGGAGCTCTTCGAGGCGCGTACCCCCAAGGCTGCGTCGCCGATCGCAGAGGCCGACGGTCGCATCACGATCGACGAGACGGACAAGGCCAAGAGGCTCATCCTGACGCCCGACAACGGCGACGAGGAAGTGATCTACCCGGTCCTGAAGCGTGCGACGCTTCTGGTCGAGGACGGTCAGCACGTCAGCGTCGGTCAGCCGCTCCTGGTCGGAACGCTCGACCCCAAGGAGGTCATGCGTGTCATGGGTGCCCGCGAGGTGCAGCGTTACCTCGTCGGTGGCGTCCAGGGCGTGTACCGCTCGCAGGGTGTGCCGATCCACGACAAGCACATCGAGGTCATCGTCCGTCAGATGCTCCGCAAGGTCACCGTCGTCGATCACGCCGACACGACCCTGCTTCCGGGTGAGATGGTCGACCTCAAGCGCTACCAGGCGATCAACCGCGAGGCTGTGGCAGAGGGCAAGCGCCCCGCGTCCGGTCGTTCGGAGCTGATGGGTATCACGAAGGCGTCGCTCGCGACGGAGTCGTGGCTGTCGGCCGCCTCCTTCCAGGAGACGACCCGCGTGCTCACCGAGGCTGCGATGCAGGGCAAGCGCGACCCGCTGGTCGGTCTCAAGGAGAACGTCATCATCGGTAAGCTCATCCCCGCCGGAACCGGTCTCTCGAAGTACCGCGACGTCACGGTCGAGGCCACCGAGGAAGCCAAGAGCGAGCGCTACCCGAACCGGATCTTCGCATCCGACGGCGCGTACGCTGACGGCGACTTCGGCTACGTCGACTTCGACGCGTTCTCGACGGACGACATCACGCCGGGTACGTACAATTGACGTACTGAGTGAGTGAGAAGGCCCCGGGCGATTCGCCCGGGGCCTTCTTCGTGCCCGGATGCCGTCGGCACGGCGACCTGTCTTGTGTTTCGCGGGCACAACTTCGGAGTTGGGTGGCGACGCGCCGTCACGGGGGCCGTCAGCCCGGCGTGTCGTGCCCGGCATCCGAAACGGTGCCCGGGTTCGGAGGTGCCGGGCTGTCGGCGGCAGCCAGACGAACCGGTCAGTCGAAGAGATACGCCACGATGCTCGAGGTGTAGCCGTCGGGGGCCAGGTTCGAGTACCGGGTGTCGATGAGGATGTCGTCGCGCCAGAACAGGGTGCGGCCGTCCGTCACGGGGTACTGCTCGTTCGGCCAGGTCTTCTCGCACCGGGTTCCGCCGTCGGGGGTGAAGCAGCTGAACCCCTCGGTCGTGACGAGCGCGTTGAGCATGTCGAGCGCGGGGCCGCGGTTCATGAGAGAGATGGTCGTGACGAGGCTGGTGGTGTCGGCGCGGGGATCGCGCCAGATGCAGGTGAGGATCCCGTCGTCGCCGACGCCGGAGGGGCCGGCGCTCGCATCGTTGAGGGGGATGCCGTCGAGCTGTGCGAGTACGTCGTCCGACAAGATGGCACGGCAGTCCGTCGGCAGCGCGATCGGCGTCGCTGTCGGAGTGGGGGACGCCTTCGGGCCCGCCGACTCATCGGGCGTCGAACTCGACGACGGCTCCCCGGATTCGCTCGGCGCGGCGGATCCCGAGCCGGAGGAACCGCAGCCGGCGAGCACTGCGACGAGCAGGAGAGCCGCAGCTCCGGCGGCGATTCGCGCGTTCATGCGCTCACCGTAGCGCTGAAGGGGTCTGGCGCAGGGAAGCCGCGCGAACCGTCGCAGAAGCCGCTCGCGCGGTAGTGTCGGCAGAATGAGTGATGAATCCTCCCGAGCATCCGGTGCTGTCGTCGTCGGAGATGCGCTGATCGACGAGATCCACGACGGCGGCGGGGTGCGAGAGCTGGTCGGCGGCGCGGCGCTGAACGTCGCCGTAGGCCTTCGCCGGCTGGGTGTGCCGACGACACTGATCGCGATGGTCGGAGAAGACGAAGCGGGTGCGCACATCCGCGAGTACCTCGACGATCACGACGTGCGGCTGATCGCGAGCGAGGCGCCGCTGGGCTCGTCCCGTGCGATCGTCCAGCGCGGGCCGGACGGCGAGCCCGTCTACGTCTTCAATGAGGCGGCGCAGAGGCGCAGCATCCGCTATTCCGATGAGGCAGTCGACGCGATCGCCGATTCGGGTCTCGTGGCCGTCAGCTGCTTCCCCTTCGACGTGCCTGCCGAGGTCGATGCGCTGCTCGAGGCTGTCGGCGATGCTCGTCTCGCCGTAGACCCGAACCCGCGTTCGGGGATGCTGAGTGACCGTGCCGAGTTCGTGCGCGGTTTCGAGCGTGCGGCTGCCGGGGCATCGATCGTCAAGGTCGGCGCCGATGATGCGTCGCTTCTCTATGACGGCGATCTCGACGCCCTCAGGGCACGGTTGCGTGCCCTCGGTGTCAGCGCGGTCCTCGCGACCGCGGGTGCGGATGGCGCGGCGCTCGAGTCGGATGCCGGAATCGTCACGGCGCCGATCTCGACGCTGCCCGGTCGCGTCGTCGACACCGTCGGAGCCGGCGATGCGACCCTCGCCGCTGTGGCCGCGGGATTGGCGCACGGCACGCCCTCCGATGCCGACGGGTGGCGGCAGCTGCTCGTTCGAGCGATGGATGTGGCCGCCGCGACCTGTCGCGCCGAGGGCGGCCTGCTGCGGACTCCGGAGTCACTGGCCGACCCCGACCAGGGCGTCTTCGGGAGCTGACCGCTCGATTTCTCACGCCTGCCCTCGGCAGGTATGATTATCTATCGTGCCCCCGGTTGGCTGTCGAAGTCGGACGGGTGCGCTCTGGCGAGTTACCCAAGCGGCCAAAGGGATCTGACTGTAAATCAGACTGCTCAGCATTCGGGGGTTCGAATCCCTCACTCGCCACCACACGATGAGAAACGCCCCCGTACTGCGGGGGCGTTTCTCATTTCTGTGTTCTCGGACTCTGAGCCTGTTGTCCTGTCGTGGCGAGGATCTGCTCTCCTAGCCGACGCTCACGACTTCGGGCCTCTGTTCGGTGGAAAGCGCATCAGTTCCCTGCCGGGCGGCCTCGGCGTCGGAGAGCGGGGGACGGCGGGGCCACCAGAAGGCGTCTTTGGTGATGAAGGCGAGCGCCGGGACGATGACGGTGCGCACGAGGAGCGTGTCGATCAGCACACCGATGCAGACGATGATGCCGATCTGCGTCAGCGTGATGAGTGGCAGGACTCCGAGCACGGCGAACACCGCGGCGAGCAGGATGCCGGCGCTGGTGATCACGGCGCCTGTCGCGGCGAGAGCGCGGATCATTCCCTGCGTGGTCCCGAGGTGTTCGGCCTCCTCTTTCGCTCGAGTGACGAGGAAGATGCTGTAGTCGACGCCGAGCGCGACAAGGAACAGGAAGCTGAACAGCAGCACGTTCGTGTCGATGGCGGGGAAGCCGAAGAGCGGGGACTGGAAGAGCCACCAGCTCAGCCCGATGGCCGAGAAGAAGCTGGCCACGACGGCGATCAGGAGCAGCAACGGCGCGACGAACGCCCGAAGGAGAAGGACGAGGACGACGAAGACCAGCGCAAGGATGAGCGGGATGAGGAGAGCCTGATCCCGAGCCTGCGCATCGGCCACATCGAGCGCCTGGGAGTCGAGGCCGCCGACGAGCCCCTCGCCGGATCCGACGTCATCGAGAGCCGCGCGCATGCGCTCCACTGTCGCGAACGCCGCCTCGGTCTCGGCGCTGGCATCGAGGGTGACATCGATCCTCGCCAGCTCATCCGTCGTCTCTCCCATGGTCGCCGAATCGACGCCGTCGAGATCTCCGAGGGTGGCAACGGCCGCGTCGGCGTCATCGAGAGGGACGACGACGATCGCGGGGGAGGTGGTCCCGGCCGAGAATGCATCGGCGAGAACCTCCTGGCCCTGCACCGCCTCAGGCTTCTGCAGGAAACGGTCATTCTGCGACAGTCCGGTCTGCACGAAAAGCAGGCCGCTGGCCATGGCGCCGAGCACCACGAAGCCGACGGACGCCACCAGGACCGGCCGCTTGGACACCCCGCGACCGAGCTTGCCCCAGACGCTGCGCGAGATGGCGTCGGGCGAGTTGAACCGGGGGATGTAGGGCCAGAACAGACCGCGACCGAACAGCACGAGGGCAGCGGGGAGCACGAAGAGCGCGAAGAACATGGCGACGAGGATCCCCACGGCGCACGCCAGTCCCAGCGCACGGTTGCCGGCGATCTCGGCGAGAAGCAGAGTGAGGAGCGCGAGAGCGACGGTCGATCCGCTGGCGATGATGGCCGGACCCGCTCCGCGAAGAGCCCGTTGCATCGCTTCCCTGCGATCCTCGTGCAACCGCAGTTCGTCTCGGTATCGGGCGATCAGCAGGAGCGCATAGTTCGTTCCCGCGCCGAAGACGAGCACCGACAGGATGCCGGTGATCGACGCGTCGAGCTGGATGCCCACGGCACTCGCCACCTGTCGCGCGACGATCCCGGCGAGGGCGTCTGCCAGGCCGATGACGACCAGTGGGACGATCCACAGCCAGGGGCTGCGGTACGTGATCAGAAGAAGTACCGCGACGACGATGACGGTGGTGAGCAGCAGGGTGAAGTCCGCTCCGTCGAAGACAGCGGCGATGTCGACTTCGAAACCCTCGGCGCCGGTGAGATAGACGCGTACCCCATCGAGATCCGCGGCGGAGATGTCGCGGATCTCCTGTGCGCGGGCGGACTGTGCTGCGACGTCGGGCTCCGGCTCGAGGGGCACGA
Coding sequences within:
- a CDS encoding carbohydrate kinase family protein gives rise to the protein MSDESSRASGAVVVGDALIDEIHDGGGVRELVGGAALNVAVGLRRLGVPTTLIAMVGEDEAGAHIREYLDDHDVRLIASEAPLGSSRAIVQRGPDGEPVYVFNEAAQRRSIRYSDEAVDAIADSGLVAVSCFPFDVPAEVDALLEAVGDARLAVDPNPRSGMLSDRAEFVRGFERAAAGASIVKVGADDASLLYDGDLDALRARLRALGVSAVLATAGADGAALESDAGIVTAPISTLPGRVVDTVGAGDATLAAVAAGLAHGTPSDADGWRQLLVRAMDVAAATCRAEGGLLRTPESLADPDQGVFGS
- the rpoC gene encoding DNA-directed RNA polymerase subunit beta', with product MLESNTFDELRIGLATADHIRAWSYGEVKKPETINYRTLKPEKDGLFGEQIFGPSRDWECACGKYKRVRFKGIVCERCGVEVTKSSVRRERMGHIELAAPVTHIWYFKGVPSRLGYLLDMAPKDLEKVIYFAAYMVISVDEDARHRDLGTQENNIRLELKTLGDRRDAKIAERLARLEEELASLEAEGAKADAKKKVKDAAEKEMSLIRKGADEAIAKLERVWEDFRTLEVGALRPEDDVFHELQDRFGQYFEAYMGAESIQRRLAAFDLAAEAESLHLQISEGKGQRKIRAIKRLKVVNSFLETGMSPAAMVLDVVPVIPPELRPMVQLDGGRFATSDLNDLYRRVINRNNRLRRLIDLGAPEIIVNNEKRMLQEAVDALFDNGRRGRPVTGTGNRALKSLSDMLKGKQGRFRQNLLGKRVDYSGRSVIIVGPQLKLHQCGLPKQMALELFKPFVIKRLIDLGHSQNIKAAKRAVERTRPEVWDVLEEIIRERPVLLNRAPTLHRLGIQAFEPQLVEGKAIQLHPLVCAAFNADFDGDQMAVHLPLSVEAQAEARVLMLASNNILKPSDGRPVTLPSQDMIIGLHHLTTVKAGAAGEGRAFGSVGEAILAKDEGTLDLQAKVRIRIPGLTFLEGEAPEGYERHGLVDASLGQAIFNDTLPKGYPFVREQADKNKLSQIVNKLAEEYPKVETAASLDRIKDAGFYWATRSGVTVALSDILTPPNKAEIVAGYEKQAAKVQSQYEKGLTTDTERRQELIKIWTEATDEVQAAMRANFPEDNTINRMVSSGARGNWLQIRNIAGMRGLVNNPKGEIIPRPIISSYREGLSVAEYFIATHGTRKGLADTALRTADSGYLTRRLVDVSQDVIIREEDCGTSKGLELPIAAPNSQGELVRDANVENSVFARTLASDVVDSKGEVLASAGDDVGDVLIDKLVALGVESIKVRSVLTCDSAVGVCAQCYGRSLATGKTVDIGEAVGIIAAQSIGEPGTQLTMRTFHTGGSASADDITQGLPRVQELFEARTPKAASPIAEADGRITIDETDKAKRLILTPDNGDEEVIYPVLKRATLLVEDGQHVSVGQPLLVGTLDPKEVMRVMGAREVQRYLVGGVQGVYRSQGVPIHDKHIEVIVRQMLRKVTVVDHADTTLLPGEMVDLKRYQAINREAVAEGKRPASGRSELMGITKASLATESWLSAASFQETTRVLTEAAMQGKRDPLVGLKENVIIGKLIPAGTGLSKYRDVTVEATEEAKSERYPNRIFASDGAYADGDFGYVDFDAFSTDDITPGTYN
- a CDS encoding MMPL family transporter, whose translation is MSALTRFLTSAKTSWIILVVTAVAAAALFALAGSEESETAPSVGLPSSAESVKVDELLEEFTSAEATSALVVFAAEDGELDADALALINEKAFGDLADLSRDGAVPPAQISDDGTVALAIVPLEPEPDVAAQSARAQEIRDISAADLDGVRVYLTGAEGFEVDIAAVFDGADFTLLLTTVIVVAVLLLITYRSPWLWIVPLVVIGLADALAGIVARQVASAVGIQLDASITGILSVLVFGAGTNYALLLIARYRDELRLHEDRREAMQRALRGAGPAIIASGSTVALALLTLLLAEIAGNRALGLACAVGILVAMFFALFVLPAALVLFGRGLFWPYIPRFNSPDAISRSVWGKLGRGVSKRPVLVASVGFVVLGAMASGLLFVQTGLSQNDRFLQKPEAVQGQEVLADAFSAGTTSPAIVVVPLDDADAAVATLGDLDGVDSATMGETTDELARIDVTLDASAETEAAFATVERMRAALDDVGSGEGLVGGLDSQALDVADAQARDQALLIPLILALVFVVLVLLLRAFVAPLLLLIAVVASFFSAIGLSWWLFQSPLFGFPAIDTNVLLFSFLFLVALGVDYSIFLVTRAKEEAEHLGTTQGMIRALAATGAVITSAGILLAAVFAVLGVLPLITLTQIGIIVCIGVLIDTLLVRTVIVPALAFITKDAFWWPRRPPLSDAEAARQGTDALSTEQRPEVVSVG
- a CDS encoding DUF3558 domain-containing protein, which codes for MNARIAAGAAALLLVAVLAGCGSSGSGSAAPSESGEPSSSSTPDESAGPKASPTPTATPIALPTDCRAILSDDVLAQLDGIPLNDASAGPSGVGDDGILTCIWRDPRADTTSLVTTISLMNRGPALDMLNALVTTEGFSCFTPDGGTRCEKTWPNEQYPVTDGRTLFWRDDILIDTRYSNLAPDGYTSSIVAYLFD